The Aneurinibacillus uraniidurans genome segment CCGTCTTTTGTGTACAAAGCGAAGTCAATCGCCAAACCGTAGTTGTGGTACGATTGCCCCCCTCTTGCATTCGTCACAATTTTCCCTGGCTTTGTCCGTCCTTGTGCATATAAGTCATTCTGTTCAGCGATTGAGCGGTATCCTTGTGCGATGAGAACGTAGATCCCTTGCTGCCATAACGCGAAAATAGCATCCCACGCTTTCTGTCGGACAGTCGGGTGCAAGTTCGCGTCATTTAGGCGAAAGTTTTTCTGTACAAGCCAATCCCATGTAATTGTCATGTCCATCCCCCTTTTACTTTCACAATATGCAAAAGAGTGTCTGCCTGTATCAACGCTAGCCTTTTCAAGCAAAAAAAGCACCTTCCCATTCCTAATATTGATCGTCAGAACAGGAGAAGTGCTTTTTTACTATTTTAAACTATATATACAATAAGAGGTAATATTAAATTGGATTTTTTCAAAAAAATAACGGAAAGCTCACATGCTTTCCGTTCGATCCAGCGCTTCTTCCAATTGTTCAAACCTAACAAACCTTGATTGACGTAAAACTTCTTTTCCGTGTAGAAACAACAAAATCGTTGGTGCGGTAAATACAAGAAATTCTCCTGCAATCGCAGGCGTTTTTTCAATGGATACCGCAACGCTTTTGACCCGCGGATATTTTTGAAGCAATCTCTCTGTCTTCTCAAATACAACATCACAGACTCCGCAATTCGCCATTTTAATGAACACTAAACTTATTTCGTGGCGCTCTATGTGTGCTTTTATCTCAGATAACTCGGTACATTCATCCATATTCGTTCATCACCTTAACATAAGTAGTTTTTCTATAATCTGTTCCATAATTCCCACCACTTTAGCTGTTATTTTTATTTCATATAACCATTTCGATTCTACTATAAAATACTAATTCATATAAAGAAAAGCACCTACCTATTGCTCAGTAGATGCTTTTCTTTATGTTATCATCAACTATCCACTATCCGTTTACCACCCCGTACAACTGCTCATTCACATCCAGATGATTCGTATTAATGTGTGTCAGATTCTCAATCAGATCTTTCGTCTGTTCCCGGTGCGTTTTGCGTGCAATCGCCCGCTCCGGTGCAGTTTTAAATAAATACTTTTCTTCCTCCGTCTCCGGAATAACACCCGGAATCGGCATTGGTTTTCCCATATCATCTACGGCCACAAGCGTCTGGAACGATACCGCTGCAATCCGGCGTTCCCCTGTCATCAAGTCTTCGGCTGTAGAGCGGATGAATACTTCCATCGAAGTCCGACTTGTCCACGTAACATACGCAACCAGGCATATGGAATCTCCCACTCGTACAGGAGAAAGAAAATCGACGGAATCTGTGGAGGCTGTTACACATGGCCGTCTCGCATGACGCGTAGCAGACAATACCGCCACCTCGTCAATCAACTGCATCAGTCGGCCCCCGAACAGCGTGTAATGATGTTGCGTATCGGGTGGAAGTACAACGTTTGCTTTAACGCAACGCGAAAGTTTACTTGGCTTTGCATTCATTATGTATCACCTCATCGTTGTTATTGTTTGTATTATAACAGATAAGATTTATCTCGTGTTGTTATATTTCAGATTAAAGCGTTTACAACTATAAAAAAATTAAAAAAACATGGACAAAATCAGGCAGCAAGCCATCATTTTGTCCATGCTTTTCGGAACAGCGTTATTCGACAATCAATTTTCCAGTCATTTTATCGTGACCACTTCCGCACATCACGGAACAGTCATATTGGAACGTACCAGCTTTATCTGCGACAAACTCTGCGCTTCCGTTTCCTTTAATGTTCACCTTGTAGTCTGGAATTTCGAAGCCGTGTCCACCGTCGTCACTCATCAGGGTGATTTTTACCTTGTCCCCTTTTTTGACACGGATTTCTTTTTTATCAAACTCAAAATCTTTTGCCATGACTTTGACTTCTACTGTTTTTCCAGCAGGAGCCTGATTATTCGCAGCTTTCGCAACTGGAGCAGGAGTCTGGCTGCTTGATGATGTCGCAGCCGGAGCTGATGCTTGACTGCTTGATGATGTTGTAGCAGGAGCCGAAGAACTGTCAGCCTGCTTCGTGCTCGTTCCACAAGCACTTAGCATGGAAGCTGTTACAATAGAAGTCGCAAACAAAATAACCATTTTCTTTTTCATGATCGTATCCTCTCCATTCCGTAATGAAACAATCTATACGTATTTGTATCACATTAATGTTTTACCACGGAAATCTGAAATCAAACTGAAAAAGAGAGGTTCAGATGACGTTTCACCGCTTCAACAGCTTCTTCCACACAGTCAGCCTGAATGAGAATAGGCTCTTCTATATACATCCGCTCCATATATTGATAGCGTGGATCATAATAATACTCAATTAATAAGCGAATCGCCGCTTCGTATTCATCGTTCAGGAGGTGACGTTCAATTTCCGCTGCGACCGGGGTATGAATTCGATTCTTTATTTTTAGGAAAGCCCCTAGGCACTCCTCTTTATGCTCCTCGGGACGATAGTCTTCCATGATAATCCGCACACGTTCATGCAGCGGTAATTGCACGATGATATGGACGCCGCTAATTTTAGCTTGCATGATAAACTCAGGAAGCAAAATCTTACCGATTCGTCGACTTTCCGCTTCCAGCACTACATAAGGAGCATCCTTCACTTCCTCAAGCTGATTCAATAATAAGGCATCGAAAGACTTCTGATTATTCGATTGCAATCCAATTTCCCCGAAAATCGAACCACGATGCCCGGCCGCTGCTTCCAGATCAAGTATCGGATAACCTTGCTCTTTTAAGCGGTGAAGAATATGCGTTTTTCCAGAGCCTGTATTTCCTCCCAGAACAACCGCACGTGGATGAAGATCGTATTGCGCAAGCCTTTCGACTACCCATTTCCGATAGGCCCGTACTCCTCCAGCTAGGCGTAAAGCACGTATGCCCATAAGCGAAAGTAACGTCGCCGTTGTTTTGCTTCGCATGCCTCCCCGCCAACAAAAAACAGCCAGTTGAGAATCATACTGCTGAAATTGTTTAATAAAACGAGGTAGCTTACTTGAAACAATTTCTAACCCACGTTCTTTCGCGGCATCCACACTCACTTGCTTATAGAGTGTACCGACTTCGGCCCGTTCCGCATTATCAAAAATAGGAATGTTCACACTTCCCGGAATGGTAGCTTCTGCAAATTCCGCAGGAGAACGAACATCGACTAGCATAAGCTCCCCTCTAGCATGTCGTTCAAGTAATTCCTGAATGTTTATATCTTGAAACAATGCAGTGCGCCCCCTATCACAAAACGGTTATGCGTCTTGGATTTTCATCCGTCACATATCCAATCCGTTTCGCCTCAACGCCAGCATGCACCAATGCTTCTAGCAGCTTCTCCGCGTCTTGATTCGCAACCGAAATCAATAATCCACCTGAAGTGACCGCATCACACAAAACATACCGATCGATCGCGTCAAGATCATCTGCAAACTGCACCGAACTTTCAACATGTGCAAAATTATTTTTCGTACCTCCAGGCATGCACCCACTCTCAGCCAACTCACGTACACGGGGCAAAACTGGTACGTTAGATCGTTCAATGGTAATCCCAACCTGACTGCCTTTTGCCATTTCCAGTGCATGTCCAAGCAGACCAAAGCCCGTAACATCTGTGCATGCATGTACGGTATAATTCGCCATTGTTTCCGCAGCCACTTTATTCAAAGTGGTCATAACCTTCGTAACACGTTCAATCTCCTCTTCATGAAGCCGATCATTCTTAATCGCTGTTGTCAAAATGCCGACCCCGATCGGTTTTGTTAAAATCAACTGATCTCCCGCCTGGGCATTTGCATTCGTTTTCACATGATCTGGATGAACGAGCCCCGTTACAGCAAGACCAAATTTTGGCTCATTGTCATCGATCGAATGGCCGCCAACGAGAGTCGCTCCGGCCTCGCGCACTTTTTCAGCTGCACCTTGCAAAATTTCCGCAAGAACTTGTTTGTCCAATTTGTGGATAGGAAAGGCTACGATATTCATAACCGTAAGCGGTTTTCCTCCCATTGCATAAATATCGCTGAGGGCGTTCGCTGCCGCAACCTGTCCAAATGAATACGGATCATTCACAATAGGCGTAAAGAAGTCGAGTGTTTGCACGAGTGCCAGATCGTCTGAAATCTTAAATACTCCGGCATCGTCACTCGTATCCAGACCAACAAGCAGATTCGGATGCGGCTCGGTCTTAGGTAAACGCTGAAGTACTTGCGCCAAATCCATAGGACCAATTTTACATCCACAACCTCCCTTCGTTGATAAGGCAGTTAACTTCAGATTATTGTTCGTCGACATAACAGATCTCCTTTTTGCATCATAACGTGCATAAAATTCCGATGGGTACACGTTAATAGTACACCAGGAAGATCTTTTTTCGCAAAATACGGCAAACTGATCTACGCAAGCTTATCGCAAAAATATGATCAATGTATGATCATGACGTAAAAAGTTTTCCCTTTCCTCATGATGGATACATAACCAGTAACGGCCTAATGTTCTCCCCGTAATTTTTCGTTATTGTAAAAATGTAAGTTGAAATTAAATGAGTGCCTAATCTGGGAAACCAGAACGGGGGAACCGTTTCTTGGGGTGAAATCGCAATTGCGATCGGGAAGCCTTTCAACCGAACCCGGCAGCTAACCTCGGCGGCATACGAAAGGGAGAATTTTTCTTTATGTTTAAAAAAGTCGTTTCTGTTGTCGTACTCTCTAGTGCTTTCGTGACAGGTATATGCAATGTAGCTATTCCAAATGCAAGCGCAGCAACCTATCACCATTCTCACCATCGCTCTCACCACCACTCCGCAATCCCATCGTCTGCAACGGCCTCACAGGGGCAGCAGGGACAAGGAGAGCAAGTTGCAGCCTACGCGGAGCAATTTCTCGGTGTCAACTATACACATGGGGGCCGC includes the following:
- a CDS encoding thioredoxin family protein — translated: MDECTELSEIKAHIERHEISLVFIKMANCGVCDVVFEKTERLLQKYPRVKSVAVSIEKTPAIAGEFLVFTAPTILLFLHGKEVLRQSRFVRFEQLEEALDRTESM
- a CDS encoding cupredoxin domain-containing protein, which translates into the protein MKKKMVILFATSIVTASMLSACGTSTKQADSSSAPATTSSSSQASAPAATSSSSQTPAPVAKAANNQAPAGKTVEVKVMAKDFEFDKKEIRVKKGDKVKITLMSDDGGHGFEIPDYKVNIKGNGSAEFVADKAGTFQYDCSVMCGSGHDKMTGKLIVE
- a CDS encoding acyl-CoA thioesterase, with amino-acid sequence MNAKPSKLSRCVKANVVLPPDTQHHYTLFGGRLMQLIDEVAVLSATRHARRPCVTASTDSVDFLSPVRVGDSICLVAYVTWTSRTSMEVFIRSTAEDLMTGERRIAAVSFQTLVAVDDMGKPMPIPGVIPETEEEKYLFKTAPERAIARKTHREQTKDLIENLTHINTNHLDVNEQLYGVVNG
- the selD gene encoding selenide, water dikinase SelD, whose protein sequence is MSTNNNLKLTALSTKGGCGCKIGPMDLAQVLQRLPKTEPHPNLLVGLDTSDDAGVFKISDDLALVQTLDFFTPIVNDPYSFGQVAAANALSDIYAMGGKPLTVMNIVAFPIHKLDKQVLAEILQGAAEKVREAGATLVGGHSIDDNEPKFGLAVTGLVHPDHVKTNANAQAGDQLILTKPIGVGILTTAIKNDRLHEEEIERVTKVMTTLNKVAAETMANYTVHACTDVTGFGLLGHALEMAKGSQVGITIERSNVPVLPRVRELAESGCMPGGTKNNFAHVESSVQFADDLDAIDRYVLCDAVTSGGLLISVANQDAEKLLEALVHAGVEAKRIGYVTDENPRRITVL
- the mnmH gene encoding tRNA 2-selenouridine(34) synthase MnmH, with amino-acid sequence MFQDINIQELLERHARGELMLVDVRSPAEFAEATIPGSVNIPIFDNAERAEVGTLYKQVSVDAAKERGLEIVSSKLPRFIKQFQQYDSQLAVFCWRGGMRSKTTATLLSLMGIRALRLAGGVRAYRKWVVERLAQYDLHPRAVVLGGNTGSGKTHILHRLKEQGYPILDLEAAAGHRGSIFGEIGLQSNNQKSFDALLLNQLEEVKDAPYVVLEAESRRIGKILLPEFIMQAKISGVHIIVQLPLHERVRIIMEDYRPEEHKEECLGAFLKIKNRIHTPVAAEIERHLLNDEYEAAIRLLIEYYYDPRYQYMERMYIEEPILIQADCVEEAVEAVKRHLNLSFSV